One genomic window of Polyodon spathula isolate WHYD16114869_AA chromosome 8, ASM1765450v1, whole genome shotgun sequence includes the following:
- the LOC121319872 gene encoding cell wall protein DAN4-like isoform X1, which translates to MRVLVCVIGFMGLWITGLCLTDSTTSSEKPSSTAEMTTTRKQLASDPITSTEAKAATTIRSTPIASQSISTKTTTSMLSSDSSTSTVITDTTPQPASTATAVNATTSPTHGTSSEAPKEQSSLSTSTSPSASTGPSTSTSPTSTSSSTSTSPTSFHIPTSISPSASTSPPASSHTHTSTSPTSSPTRTSTSPTSSHTRTSTSPSTSTGPSTSTRPTSSHIPTSISPSTSTSPTSSHIPTSTSPTSSHMPTSTSPPASSSPPASSSPSTSSSPPASSPTRTSTSPTSSRTLTLTSPSTSPSTSATASPLNLTSSSTPGLAENTSRSSVSTVTTFSATSLRSQSRGESRSGDYSTLIASLLSSGVLLCIIIGFVVYATCQRRSYRKKRHHLTEELQTVENGYHDNPTLEVQPEMQEKTILNSGDGYIVPIDNLTKEEPEGLEDTYL; encoded by the exons ATGCGTGTCTTGGTTTGTGTGATTGGTTTCATGG GTCTTTGGATTACCGGTTTGTGTTTAACTGATAGTACAACATCATCTGAAAAACCAAGCAGCACTGCTGAGATGACAACTACCAGGAAACAACTAGCCAGTGACCCTATAACTAGCACTGAAGCAAAGGCTGCAACGACAATCAGAAGTACACCTATTGCAAGTCAATCAATTTCAACTAAAACAACTACATCAATGTTATCTTCGGATTCCAGTACATCAACGGTCATCACTGACACCACACCTCAACCAGCTTCTACTGCCACTGCTGTGAATGCCACTACAAGTCCAACTCATGGAACGT CAAGTGAAGCCCCTAAAGAACAGTCTAGCCTGTCTACTTCAACTAGCCCATCTGCTTCAACTGGCCCATCTACTTCAACTAGCCCTACTTCAACTAGCTCATCTACTTCAACTAGCCCTACTTCATTTCACATACCTACTTCAATTAGCCCATCTGCTTCAACTAGCCCACCTGCTTCATCTCACACACATACTTCAACTAGCCCTACTTCATCTCCCACACGTACTTCAACTAGCCCTACTTCATCTCACACACGGACTTCAACTAGCCCATCTACTTCAACTGGCCCATCTACTTCAACTAGACCTACTTCATCTCACATACCTACTTCAATTAGCCCATCTACTTCAACTAGCCCTACTTCATCTCACATACCTACTTCAACTAGCCCTACTTCATCTCACATGCCTACATCAACTAGCCCACCTGCTTCATCTAGCCCACCTGCTTCATCTAGCCCATCTACTTCATCTAGCCCACCTGCTTCATCTCCCACACGTACTTCAACTAGCCCTACTTCATCTCGAACACTGACTTTAACTAGCCCATCTACTTCACCTAGCACATCTGCTACAGCTAGCCCATTAAACTTAACAAGTTCATCAACTCCTGGACTGGCAGAAAATACATCAAGAAGCTCTGTCTCAACTGTTACCACCTTTTCAGCAACATCACTGAGATCACAG TCCAGAGGTGAAAGCCGCTCTGGTGACTATTCTACATTGATTGCGAGTCTCCTTTCGAGTGGAGTTCTTCTGTGTATAATCATTGGCTTTGTTGTGTATGCAACATGTCAAAGAAGATCCTATAGGAAGAAACGG CATCATCTCACAGAAGAGCTACAGACTGTTGAAAATGGTTACCATGACAACCCTACACTGGAGGTCCAGCCCGAGATGCAGGAGAAGACCATCCTGAACAGTGGTGATGGCTATATTGTTCCAATTGACAACCTCACCAAGGAGGAACCAGAAGGGTTAGAGGACACCTACTTATAA
- the LOC121319872 gene encoding putative protein TPRXL isoform X2, translating to MRVLVCVIGFMGLWITGLCLTDSTTSSEKPSSTAEMTTTRKQLASDPITSTEAKAATTIRSTPIASQSISTKTTTSMLSSDSSTSTVITDTTPQPASTATAVNATTSPTHGTSSEAPKEQSSLSTSTSPSASTGPSTSTSPTSTSSSTSTSPTSFHIPTSISPSASTSPPASSHTHTSTSPTSSPTRTSTSPTSSHTRTSTSPSTSTGPSTSTRPTSSHIPTSISPSTSTSPTSSHIPTSTSPTSSHMPTSTSPPASSSPPASSSPSTSSSPPASSPTRTSTSPTSSRTLTLTSPSTSPSTSATASPLNLTSSSTPGLAENTSRSSVSTVTTFSATSLRSQHHLTEELQTVENGYHDNPTLEVQPEMQEKTILNSGDGYIVPIDNLTKEEPEGLEDTYL from the exons ATGCGTGTCTTGGTTTGTGTGATTGGTTTCATGG GTCTTTGGATTACCGGTTTGTGTTTAACTGATAGTACAACATCATCTGAAAAACCAAGCAGCACTGCTGAGATGACAACTACCAGGAAACAACTAGCCAGTGACCCTATAACTAGCACTGAAGCAAAGGCTGCAACGACAATCAGAAGTACACCTATTGCAAGTCAATCAATTTCAACTAAAACAACTACATCAATGTTATCTTCGGATTCCAGTACATCAACGGTCATCACTGACACCACACCTCAACCAGCTTCTACTGCCACTGCTGTGAATGCCACTACAAGTCCAACTCATGGAACGT CAAGTGAAGCCCCTAAAGAACAGTCTAGCCTGTCTACTTCAACTAGCCCATCTGCTTCAACTGGCCCATCTACTTCAACTAGCCCTACTTCAACTAGCTCATCTACTTCAACTAGCCCTACTTCATTTCACATACCTACTTCAATTAGCCCATCTGCTTCAACTAGCCCACCTGCTTCATCTCACACACATACTTCAACTAGCCCTACTTCATCTCCCACACGTACTTCAACTAGCCCTACTTCATCTCACACACGGACTTCAACTAGCCCATCTACTTCAACTGGCCCATCTACTTCAACTAGACCTACTTCATCTCACATACCTACTTCAATTAGCCCATCTACTTCAACTAGCCCTACTTCATCTCACATACCTACTTCAACTAGCCCTACTTCATCTCACATGCCTACATCAACTAGCCCACCTGCTTCATCTAGCCCACCTGCTTCATCTAGCCCATCTACTTCATCTAGCCCACCTGCTTCATCTCCCACACGTACTTCAACTAGCCCTACTTCATCTCGAACACTGACTTTAACTAGCCCATCTACTTCACCTAGCACATCTGCTACAGCTAGCCCATTAAACTTAACAAGTTCATCAACTCCTGGACTGGCAGAAAATACATCAAGAAGCTCTGTCTCAACTGTTACCACCTTTTCAGCAACATCACTGAGATCACAG CATCATCTCACAGAAGAGCTACAGACTGTTGAAAATGGTTACCATGACAACCCTACACTGGAGGTCCAGCCCGAGATGCAGGAGAAGACCATCCTGAACAGTGGTGATGGCTATATTGTTCCAATTGACAACCTCACCAAGGAGGAACCAGAAGGGTTAGAGGACACCTACTTATAA